GCCCGGATACTGGAGCAGAAGATGCTCGCCGAACAGGCACTGCGTTAGTTCCCAGTTCTTCGGCAGTTGACCGGATTGCTTCATCAGGGAATGCACCCAGGTGATGCGCCCGGGCATATTCTCATCCTTGATGCGATGTCCTGTCTCGCGGTTGTACTTCATCACCTTGCCCGTCCGGCAGCGACCGAGTTGGTCGAGCTGGAAGAAGATCACGTCGCCGGAGCGAGTAACACCGACGCGGTATTCCTCAATGAGTTCGCTGACCGCCCTGGGTTCGACGATGGTTTTTAAGAAAGCAACCAGATCTGAGTCGTGATTGAAGCGGACGCTGCGGGTCACGACATCATCAGGGAGGAAGCAGAGCGGCTTGGGCTTCGGCTGGTCCAGCCAGGCGGGGCGATCTTCGCGCCAATCCTTGCCGGGTTTCAGGTCGGGATGGTCAGCAAAGAACTGCTTTGGGGTGTAGTGGTATGCGCAGCTGGATGAATGGTCGCATCGGCCCACAGACTCATGCAGCGGCTCTCCGTTCTCATCCACATAGAGCGTAAAGCAACGTTTCCGTCCACAGCGTGGACAGGTATAACGTGTATTTATTCCATTGTATTTCTGCAAGTTATACATTGTCGTAGGAGTTGTGTCCACGCGTCCACGGCAGCAGACAAAGTAGCCACCGTGGGCGAAGTGGACTAAGTGGACAGTTAATCGAAGAGTTTTCGTGTCTCGGCTAGGACTTGGGTGTCCACACCGTCCACGCTGTCCTTAGTGTCTGCGCCCTCGGACGTGGACATGGACTTAATGCGAGCTGCGATCTTGCCGACCATAGACTTGGAAATGCCCAGGATTCCGGCTATCTCGCGATAGGATTTTCCCTTCTCCAGCAGTTCCTTGACGTTCTGGTCCTGAGTATTGTTGTCCTGCTCGGAAGGCTCCCGGAGGTGATTGTACTCCGAGGCAAACTCCTTGAACACGAAGTGGACGTAGCCACCGGTCTTGTCAATTTCGTACACCAGGACATTGTCGCTGTCGTATCGGAATTCACCGGCTCTGACTTTCAGCTGCTTTACATATCTCAGCCGGCTGTCCTTGGCGCTCTTGCCAATGGCGAACACGGAATCAAAGAAATTGTAGAGCTTCTTGGAGCCAGCCAGGTCGTTCTGGGTAATAGGGCTGGTGAGGCTTCGCTTGGGCGTATGCGCGATAATCAGTAGGGACCAGCCGTACTGCTTCTTCAGGTTCATCAACTTCATCATGAATATACCGGCGTCCACTCCCTTGTCGGAGTTGTTGCACAGGTAAGTCAAGTTGTCAATGATGGCCACCTTACAGCGCAGTTTCAGCATTGCTTCCTGGATGTGTGACAGAATCTTCTCCTCGTAGTCTTTGACATCAAGGGACATCGGGTTGATTTCGGCGCGGAACAGTCCGTCAGGGAAGGGATGGAGCTGGCCAGTATCGGAATCGGTGTATCGCATCTGGAACTGCTTGTCGCTTAACTCG
This Bacteroidales bacterium WCE2004 DNA region includes the following protein-coding sequences:
- a CDS encoding AAA domain-containing protein; its protein translation is MEVDPIKAISAEVESAAAADNIGMFTVKTANRTLTDASKRPNPDPLYHELWYEGEVCCLFSDSNLGKSIYAVQMAEEIALTQNVLLVDCELSDKQFQMRYTDSDTGQLHPFPDGLFRAEINPMSLDVKDYEEKILSHIQEAMLKLRCKVAIIDNLTYLCNNSDKGVDAGIFMMKLMNLKKQYGWSLLIIAHTPKRSLTSPITQNDLAGSKKLYNFFDSVFAIGKSAKDSRLRYVKQLKVRAGEFRYDSDNVLVYEIDKTGGYVHFVFKEFASEYNHLREPSEQDNNTQDQNVKELLEKGKSYREIAGILGISKSMVGKIAARIKSMSTSEGADTKDSVDGVDTQVLAETRKLFD
- a CDS encoding hypothetical protein (manually curated), encoding MQKYNGINTRYTCPRCGRKRCFTLYVDENGEPLHESVGRCDHSSSCAYHYTPKQFFADHPDLKPGKDWREDRPAWLDQPKPKPLCFLPDDVVTRSVRFNHDSDLVAFLKTIVEPRAVSELIEEYRVGVTRSGDVIFFQLDQLGRCRTGKVMKYNRETGHRIKDENMPGRITWVHSLMKQSGQLPKNWELTQCLFGEHLLLQYPGKPVALVESEKTALICAGLMPRYLWLATGGKSCINDRLLVLKGRKVIAFPDIDGFQEWTEKLAKYPDLGITVSPILQQNATAEDLENHIDIADWLIRYKTEPVGEPVKKHCVAFLKAARYIDPEYHEQLEALIEELDLEFWGVERIETSESGKPP